A genomic stretch from Pochonia chlamydosporia 170 chromosome 4, whole genome shotgun sequence includes:
- a CDS encoding proteasome-activating nucleotidase (similar to Metarhizium acridum CQMa 102 XP_007813048.1) codes for MAKVNQNAFELWKQHVSQPRVDSEVAACQLLRDTHPDYHVTRTDPEKSDLIGYAEAGFATKTLHRPADYDATRRYKTAGSSACSIPVFWPFDTVLPEAGPGTLEDEVRFGCWKYSWDGHEFLVYEVGYLGQHNNLIKNLYILAPAGDYVQNGCHEHTDALILAAGAWTKALHEEIYVFDDSSWRKSSSMYRSVQGVSWDDMIQEPSMKDGLLKDVLSFFASRESYASMGVPWKRGVILHGVPGNGKTLSIKALINSLSALDPPIPALVVKSFDNRCNGPKWAMKIMFSHARAMAPCVLVFEDLDSLVEDETRSYFLNEVDGIESNEGILMVGSTNHLGRLDDAIAKRPSRFDRKFHFKLPEEPERVAYCRQWVNKLANKDTVDFPDELCDVIAKLTEGFSFAYLKELFISSLLALSHGQMTDSHNTDVDATTANGSAANGDNVDKSNAMIDDNGLGNNNDVKNVDTTGLNVAKDEDMALGEDDLEAETSADKDNENEESPVKVKTVMPTVQIPDHLKNNKLLRIVSREAEALWDQMDNSVEEE; via the coding sequence atggccaaggtcaaTCAAAATGCCTTTGAGCTCTGGAAGCAACACGTTAGTCAACCTCGTGTGGACAGTGAAGTGGCAGCCTGTCAACTACTGCGTGACACTCATCCAGACTACCACGTCACCCGCACCGACCCAGAAAAGTCAGACTTGATCGGGTACGCTGAGGCAGGCTTTGCCACCAAAACCCTTCATCGTCCTGCGGACTATGATGCTACGCGCAGATACAAGACTGCTGGTTCTAGTGCTTGCTCCATTCCCGTTTTTTGGCCGTTCGACACCGTGCTGCCCGAGGCTGGCCCGGGGACATTGGAAGATGAGGTCCGCTTCGGCTGCTGGAAGTATTCCTGGGATGGCCACGAGTTCCTGGTGTACGAAGTTGGCTATTTAGGCCAACACAATAACCTCATTAAGAATCTATACATTTTGGCACCAGCGGGAGACTATGTGCAAAATGGATGCCACGAGCATACCGACGCTTTGATCCTAGCTGCGGGGGCCTGGACGAAGGCCTTGCATGAGGAGATCTACGTCTTTGACGATTCGTCATGGCGTAAATCTTCATCCATGTACCGAAGCGTACAAGGTGTCTCCTGGGATGATATGATCCAAGAACCTTCTATGAAGGACGGCCTCCTGAAGGACGttctctccttcttcgcctctCGAGAGTCGTACGCATCGATGGGAGTCCCGTGGAAGCGCGGCGTGATCTTACATGGTGTGCCGGGCAATGGTAAAACTCTCAGTATCAAGGCTCTCATCAACTCTCTGTCGGCTCTTGACCCGCCTATTCCCGCTCTTGTTGTGAAATCGTTTGACAACAGGTGCAACGGGCCAAAATGGGCGATGAAGATCATGTTCTCGCACGCACGCGCCATGGCACCTTGTGTGCTCGTCTTTGAAGATCTCGACAGTTTGGTTGAGGACGAGACACGGAGCTACTTCCTCAATGAGGTGGATGGTATCGAATCCAATGAGGGCATCTTGATGGTCGGTTCGACAAACCATCTTGGCAGGCTGGATGACGCCATCGCCAAGCGACCCAGCCGTTTTGATCGAAAGTTCCATTTCAAGCTTCCTGAGGAGCCGGAACGAGTCGCCTATTGTCGACAGTGGGTTAATAAGTTGGCCAATAAGGACACCGTCGACTTTCCAGATGAGCTCTGTGACGTAATTGCAAAGCTGACCGAGGGATTCAGCTTTGCGTATCTCAAGGAGCTCTTTATCTCTTCGTTGCTGGCTCTCAGCCATGGTCAAATGACTGATAGCCACAACACTGATGTCGATGCGACTACGGCTAATGGCTCGGCTGCCAATGGTGACAATGTTGACAAGTCCAATGCCATGATTGATGACAACGGTCTCGGTAACAATAACGATGTTAAAAACGTCGATACAACCGGTTTGAATGTCGCCAAAGACGAAGATATGGCCCTGGGAGAGGACGATCTCGAGGCGGAGACGAGTGCGGATAAAGACAATGAGAATGAGGAGAGTCCAGTGAAAGTTAAAACGGTTATGCCAACCGTACAGATCCCTGACCACTTGAAGAATAATAAACTTCTAAGGATTGTCTCAAGGGAAGCAGAGGCGCTCTGGGACCAGATGGATAACTCTGTAGAGGAGGAATAA
- a CDS encoding ankyrin repeat-containing protein (similar to Colletotrichum gloeosporioides Nara gc5 XP_007274578.1) translates to MAAAHAMLDEIHENLPAKANNTNAYILGNIGQYNIAVACLPMHQYGTINAAVVASNLVRSFPSIRVTLMVGIGGGAPRNTDIDLRLGDVVVGCRVMPYELGKATPGGQMERTGTPKIPPIELSTSVSKLRAIHELNQTKVPLILRDMLEAHPRMTTYAYPHSLQDRLFLAALSHTGLGSNCDGCDKSTLVERPFRTDRDPKIHYGGVASGNGVMRDGITRDRIAQELDVICFEMEAAGLVDHVPCLVVRGICDYADTHKSKEWQKYVAATAAAYAKELLLIAIPVIAVETTATLETALVADLNALQQHRKDATPPSQVDTLNFDILRELFRKAILDLGDRSFMCFIDALNECDEQQVLDMVEYFEDLGHIAAVHGVFMWVVLVVDILNKEFQRGWLPAVQSRLEELPDQLSELFRDILRRDNNNMEDLLLCIQWILYANRPLKREEFYFGVWSGLSIERLAKCQANDITEDTMDRFITSSSKGLAELTKFRHPVVQFIHESVRDFLIKDNGLLDLWPEFAEDFAGQSHEKLKQCCHEYIMLHTSSCIPGHTPIPPRKLYANELEQKVSARYPFLEYATTHVLHHANAAAGSISQDDFLAKFGIRKWIEVNNIFTDFQACRYITQASLLYILADQGLSNLIEMYLRRNPRIGIQGERNGYPLFAAVMNEHTKVVRALVEQGEYSRRSPAHIDTKDPKGRTPLLLAIEKRHTAIVRIIVEHGADLTMTDPHGQGPLLLAVKMELEGIVRILLEKGADTEMRDRGGRTPLSRATESIYPGSAKLLLEKGANVEARDADDRTPLSWAAQGGSNDVIQSLIRAGADKESMDSSGRTPLSWATTWGIISNVRLLVKSGANIESADLNGRTPLSWAAQRKFFDKAQFLVQNGSDINSTDTDGRTPLLWAAATGSGANVRFLLATGADITSTDGKGRTALSIAAEMGHVEATELLIQNKANVGAIDLTARTPLSWTAGNGHEFVAQLLVEAGSDIVSEDMNGRTPLSWAIDNGHHALAEYLRMHLDTS, encoded by the exons ATGGCAGCGGCCCATGCAATGCTGGATGAAATCCACGAGAACTTGCCCGCAAAAGCGAACAATACTAATGCCTATATTTTGGGAAACATTGGACAATATAATATTGCCGTGGCCTGTCTTCCGATGCACCAATATGGCACAATTAATGCCGCCGTTGTAGCAAGCAACCTGGTTCGAAGTTTTCCCTCCATTCGCGTGACCTTGATGGTTGGCATCGGCGGAGGTGCTCCTCGAAATACCGACATCGACTTAAGGCTCGGAGATGTCGTGGTCGGTTGCAGAGTCATGCCATATGAGCTCGGCAAGGCCACTCCGGGTGGCCAAATGGAACGCACAGGAACCCCCAAGATACCACCTATAGAGCTGTCAACGTCTGTCTCTAAGCTGCGTGCAATTCACGAATTGAACCAAACCAAGGTACCATTAATACTTCGAGATATGCTTGAAGCTCATCCCAGAATGACTACGTACGCCTATCCTCATTCATTACAAGATAGGCTTTTCCTCGCAGCATTGTCGCACACGGGCCTAGGATCCaattgtgatggatgtgacAAGTCAACATTGGTAGAACGACCATTTCGAACAGATCGCGATCCGAAGATACATTACGGGGGTGTTGCTTCTGGTAATGGAGTGATGAGGGATGGAATCACCAGGGACAGGATAGCACAAGAGCTTGATGTTATATGCTTCGAGATGGAAGCTGCTGGGCTTGTGGACCATGTGCCCTGTCTGGTAGTTCGGGGAATATGTGATTACGCAGACACGCACAAAAGCAAAGAGTGGCAGAAATATGTAGCAGCTACTGCGGCAGCATATGCAAAAGAGCTACTGTTGATTGCTATACCGGTTATTGCAGTGGAGACAACAGCAACCCTGGAAACAGCCTTAGTCGCTG ATCTAAATGCACTGCAGCAGCATCGCAAAG ACGCAACTCCTCCCAGTCAGGTCGACACTCTCAACTTTGATATTCTCCGAGAACTATTTCGCAAGGCAATACTAGACCTTGGAGACCGCTCTTTCATGTGTTTTATTGACGCTCTTAACGAATGCGATGAGCAGCAAGTCTTAGACATGGTGGAATACTTTGAGGACCTTGGACATATAGCCGCTGTGCATG GAGTGTTCATGTGGGTCGTGTTGGTTGTGGACATTCTCAACAAGGAATTCCAGCGAGGTTGGCTTCCAGCAGTTCAGAGCAGACTGGAAGAGCTACCGGACCAACTAAGCGAGCTTTTTAGGGATATCTTGCGACGAGACAATAATAATATGGAGGACTTATTACTCTGCATCCAATGGATACTGTACGCAAACCGACCCTTGAAGCGAGAAGAATTCTATTTCGGGGTATGGTCTGGGCTGTCAATAGAGCGGTTAGCCAAGTGTCAAGCCAACGATATCACTGAAGATACGATGGATAGGTTCAtcaccagctcctccaaaGGACTCGCCGAGCTCACTAAGTTTAGGCACCCGGTTGTTCAATTCATTCATGAATCTGTCCGAGACTTCCTGATCAAGGATAACGGTCTCCTGGACCTTTGGCCAGAATTCGCAGAGGACTTTGCGGGCCAAAGTCATGAGAAGTTAAAACAATGCTGCCATGAATACATTATGCTCCATACTTCATCATGCATACCAGGCCACACCCCAATTCCGCCGCGGAAGCTTTATGCCAATGAGCTGGAACAAAAGGTGTCAGCCAGATACCCTTTTCTTGAATATGCCACAACACATGTGCTTCACCACGCGAACGCTGCTGCAGGGTCGATTTCTCAGGATGATTTTCTTGCTAAATTTGGAATTCGGAAGTGGATTGAGGTGAATAACATTTTCACGGATTTTCAAGCTTGCCGATACATAACACAAGCAAGTCTACTCTATATTTTGGCGGATCAAGGGCTCTCTAATCTTATTGAGATGTACCTCCGTCGAAACCCGCGGATTGGTATTCAAGGAGAACGGAATGGCTATCCGCTCTTTGCTGCCGTAATGAACGAGCACACCAAGGTTGTGCGTGCCCTTGTAGAACAAGGTGAGTATTCTCGTCGCAGCCCTGCGCACATCGACACAAAAGACCCAAAAGGTCGGACACCGCTCTTATTGGCCATTGAGAAGAGACATACGGCTATTGTGAGAATAATTGTCGAGCACGGGGCGGATCTTACAATGACAGATCCGCATGGGCAGGGACCACTACTGTTAGCCGTTAAGATGGAACTTGAGGGTATTGTACGAATACTCCTTGAGAAGGGAGCAGACACCGAAATGAGGGACCGAGGCGGTCGGACACCACTATCACGGGCTACTGAGAGTATATATCCAGGTAGCGCAAAATTGCTTCTTGAAAAGGGGGCTAACGTCGAAGCAAGGGACGCGGACGACCGGACACCGTTGTCCTGGGCCGCTCAGGGGGGAAGTAATGATGTTATACAGTCCCTTATTCGAGCTGGGGCCGACAAAGAATCAATGGACTCAAGTGGACGCACACCACTGTCTTGGGCTACTACTTGGGGAATTATAAGTAATGTACGTTTGCTTGTTAAAAGCGGAGCCAATATTGAATCAGCGGACTTGAACGGTCGGACACCTCTATCATGGGCTGCCCAGCGTAAATTCTTCGATAAAGCACAATTTCTTGTTCAAAATGGGAGCGACATCAACTCAACAGATACGGATGGTCGGACACCACTACTATGGGCCGCGGCTACAGGATCAGGGGCTAACGTACGGTTCCTCCTGGCCACTGGGGCGGATATAACGTCAACAGATGGTAAAGGACGGACCGCGTTGTCTATAGCTGCTGAGATGGGACACGTAGAAGCTACGGAGCTTCTCATACAAAACAAGGCGAATGTTGGAGCTATAGATCTGACTGCGCGAACACCATTGTCATGGACTGCTGGGAATGGGCATGAGTTTGTCGCACAGCTTCTCGTCGAGGCAGGTTCTGACATTGTATCGGAAGATATGAATGGCCGGACACCACTGTCATgggccattgacaatggtCACCACGCTCTTGCGGAGTATCTTAGGATGCATCttgacaccagttga
- a CDS encoding corA-like mg2+ transporter protein domain-containing protein, whose product MERVTTISHAPGGWKVQDSTWDNILQVSPKQLHSLHCPTVARPAEQCFDVVQQAKSRSRGHVIFAQLRAIAKASEAHRAQFIRKFELEPVLLTNLCLDSNGFAGCSPGFDEHGQLASYKIWSRFVVKQILDKLRPKRSFIRRSVASNPPKTNAPIHTSRSITNGWEWYEMDFHVHWTTSSFTVLCFNLPGHLQHAVEETFISNAAGAEFSDPYRIFATIINTLLPVYDNSVWSIRNHICQWEAARKEEPDYPLLHEIARYAIHVSETIAVAAKSLKDLQSQHQKFLMLRNRGQPSTEQAKSSDCPFNFPLMILEGQLSRSKSNECRVQNETQLAFHMATQRDSSTQLRIAEEAKKEASTMKAIAVITMTFLPATFVSVR is encoded by the exons ATGGAGAGGGTTACTACTATCAGCCATG CTCCTGGAGGATGGAAGGTTCAAGATTCAACCTGGGATAACATCTTGCAAGTCAGTCCGAAACAATTACACAGCCTCCACTGTCCCACCGTGGCCCGTCCCGCTGAACAatgttttgatgttgtgCAACAGGCCAAAAGTCGTTCACGGGGACATGTCAT ATTTGCACAACTGAGGGCAATAGCAAAAGCTTCGGAAGCACACAGGGCTCAGTTTATCAGGAAGTTTGAGCTTGAGCCGGTTTTACTTACCAACTTGTGTCTCGACTCGAACGGCTTTGCTGGATGCTCGCCCGGCTTTGATGAACATGGCCAGCTTGCCAGTTACA AAATATGGTCTCGCTTTGTTGTCAAGCAAATACTGGATAAGCTGCGACCCAAGCGCAGCTTCATTCGTCGTTCCGTGGCGTCGAACCCACCGAAGACCAATGCCCCGATCCATACGTCACGATCGATTACGAACGGCTGGGAGTGGTACGAGATGGACTTTCATGTGCATTGGACAACTTCTAGTTTTACTGTATTATGCTTTAACCTCCCTGGACACCTTCAACACGCAGTGGAGGAGACGTTCATTTCCAACGCCGCTGGAGCCGAATTCTCGGATCCGTACCGCATATTTGCTACCATTATTAACACACTTCTTCCAGTTTATGACAACTCGGTTTGGAGTATAAGGAATCACATCTGTCAATGGGAGGCG GCACGGAAAGAGGAGCCTGATTACCCACTACTACACGAAATAGCCAGATATGCAATTCATGTCAGTGAAACAATTGCCGTGGCGGCAAAGTCCTTGAAGGATTTGCAGAGTCAGCATCAAAAGTTCCTGATGCTTCGCAACCGAGGTCAACCCAGCACTGAGCAGGCAAAAAGTAGTGATTGTCCTTTTAATTTTCCACTCATGATATTGGAAGGGCAGCTTTCACGGTCAAAGTCAAACGAGTGTCGCGTTCAAAATGAGACTCAGTTG GCGTTTCACATGGCTACGCAACGAGATAGCAGTACGCAACTGCGAATTGCGGAggaggcaaagaaagaagccTCAACAATGAAAGCAATTGCTGTTATCACAATGACCTTCTTGCCAGCTACATTTGTTTCGGTACGGTGA
- a CDS encoding P-loop containing nucleoside triphosphate hydrolase (similar to Glarea lozoyensis ATCC 20868 XP_008079863.1) yields MKHFLVVGIGGGVPSYGQGQREHIVLGDVVVGVMQRGEGGVAYFESGAWEQWGLTQSSHTLHPSVVLRGAVNNLRSQYIGRAGSNIPQTLSRLRENLADQEQVEYSDPGPDHDYLFADNYHHADPAKLCDSCCDFSKAKLRHQRDTNLKREKDMPQIHYGTIGSSNALIIDSGKRNSLFKQLNIMCFEMESGGVVADHQALVIRGICDYADAQNKRWQKYAAATAAAYAKEVLSMISPVEITTDYSYQTGNAPMNRTWAADVSERDHQLVPGSGAKRQSAASETQKSISPGSPKPVKGISFVLEMTSSVFGFLDYGSELIDRYFDDYFPVKRHPLHDTDLEKNCQMLIDITTAACTKLADLQRGYPQHIKPLRYLVVDIWTKQNTEHWELMVNKIRHQVLLIVLICIWEEPRKPRNQVEATTKDGTASLKAEQQIAADMNSIRNELKVMSAGKGFESASTQEEIANLLWASLRLIDTDLLLGKFPTLSSSPFGSQQAMKSAPSFIPRPTPEQISKKILKSLEFEEMTYREETIPHQYPETFTWLFAGEKNTQDQPEEAQTFVQWLQSENDHAFWITGKPASGKSTLMKFISQHKQLQTHLSLWAGDKQPLIATTYFWKPGSKEQKSLNGLLRSLLCQCLKMRPDRCQLFPPSRWVFHYLMGLDSASPMWESTELRGCLERFLSKTKDKNRQVLLIDGLDEFDDDFQQDLVALLKKIQDCHSTKICVASRDWNLFRDAFHQGPSLRMDVLTRRDIDIYVEKRLETSQAFLELQKLHSENIRALLAEIRAKANGVFLWVVLVVEQLLLIARDDPRLETIRKVLNALPPDLERLYNQIQTSLTPEQKSTASKIYQLVMGWKRLWGVKMETTFLWLTLNLNERYDEFDVTSLMTRLLATYTKGIVQVGSSSRAVDFIHRTAFDWLRMESNWATICSQQPEEFVSSLDIVSVLVKHLRHVWNRFGNFVEVDEERITLVFRILRFAGDIPNTSRNRLRLLSILEQMETYQLLPLNKISPDQSLSVSDDMLRPHLAVYPAAWNCLPCLQAICESDPSTIHAKCFFAPFDSQSWRLEALSLLEVAIFGGPARIS; encoded by the exons ATGAAGCACTTCCTCGTTGTCGGAATTGGAGGAGGAGTGCCCTCGTATGGTCAAGGCCAGCGAGAGCATATTGTATTAGGGGATGTGGTCGTCGGCGTCATGCAAAGGGGGGAAGGGGGAGTAGCCTACTTCGAATCCGGAGCATGGGAACAATGGGGACTCACACAAAGTTCTCACACGCTTCACCCGTCCGTGGTACTGCGCGGAGCAGTAAACAATCTCAGATCTCAATATATAGGGCGTGCGGGGAGTAACATTCCACAAACTCTAAGCCGGCTGCGAGAGAACCTGGCAGATCAGGAACAAGTCGAGTATAGTGATCCTGGACCAGATCACGATTATCTTTTTGCCGACAACTATCACCATGCCGACCCAGCCAAGTTGTGTGACAGCTGTTGCGACTTTTCTAAAGCAAAGCTACGACATCAGCGAGATACGAATCTTAAACGCGAAAAGGATATGCCACAAATTCACTATGGCACCATTGGATCTTCCAACGCACTCATCATAGATTCTGGAAAGAGAAATAGCCTATTCAAGCAGCTTAACATCATGTGTTTCGAGATGGAATCTGGTGGTGTCGTGGCTGATCATCAAGCACTGGTGATCCGAGGTATCTGCGATTATGCAGATGCACAGAATAAGCGGTGGCAAAAGTACGCCGCTGCTACGGCAGCCGCATATGCAAAGGAAGTCTTGTCAATGATTTCACCAGTCGAAATCACTACAGATTATTCATATCAAACAGGTAATGCTCCAATGAATAGGACTTGGGCTGCAGATGTGTCCGAAAGAGACCATCAACTTGTTCCTGGCAGCGGCGCCAAACGCCAGTCTGCGGCCTCTGAGACGCAGAAATCCATTTCTCCAGGATCGCCGAAGCCAGTCAAGGGCATATCATTTGTTTTGGAAATGACCTCGAGCGTTTTTGGATTTCTTGACTATGGGTCCGAACTTATTGACCGCTACTTCGATGACTACTTTCCCGTTAAGCGCCATCCCCTTCACGATACAGACCTGGAAAAAAACTGTCAAATGCTCATAGATATCACCACAGCCGCATGTACTAAGCTTGCAGATCTGCAACGAGGATATCCACAGCATATAAAGCCCCTCCGATATCTTG TTGTCGACATATGGACGAAGCAAAACACGGAACATTGGGAGCTAATGGTGAATAAGATTCGCCACCAGGTTCTCTTGATTGTTCTTATTTGCATCTG GGAGGAACCAAGGAAACCTCGCAATCAGGTGGAGGCTACAACGAAAGATGGGACAGCATCCTTGAAGGCAGAACAACAAATTGCAGCTGACATGAATTCGATTCGCAACGAGTTGAAGGTTATGTCGGCGGGCAAAGGGTTTGAGAGCGCTTCCACACAGGAGGAGATAGCAAATTTGCTTTGGGCCAGCCTCCGACTAATTGATACTGATCTTCTACTCGGTAAATTTCCCACTCTCTCGTCTTCACCCTTTGGATCTCAGCAAGCCATGAAGAGTGCGCCGAGCTTTATACCAAGACCGACTCCAGAGCAAATCTCGAAAAAGATTCTGAAAAGCCTCGAATTCGAAGAAATGACGTATCGTGAGGAAACAATCCCACATCAATACCCAGAGACATTCACGTGGCTTTTTGCAGGTGAAAAGAATACACAGGATCAGCCCGAAGAGGCACAAACATTCGTCCAGTGGCTGCAGTCTGAAAATGATCACGCGTTTTGGATAACAGGTAAACCAGCATCGGGCAAGAGCACCTTGATGAAGTTTATCTCACAGCACAAGCAACTGCAGACACATCTTTCGCTTTGGGCGGGTGATAAGCAACCCCTTATTGCTACCACTTATTTTTGGAAGCCGGGCTCAAAGGAGCAGAAATCACTCAACGGGCTTCTGAGATCACTTTTGTGTCAATGTTTGAAGATGCGGCCGGATCGTTGTCAACTCTTCCCCCCAAGTAGGTGGGTGTTTCACTACTTGATGGGTCTAGATAGTGCGTCACCGATGTGGGAATCGACAGAACTTCGAGGCTGCCTTGAAAGGTTCTtgtccaagaccaaagacaaAAACCGACAAGTTCTCCTCATCGATGGTCtcgatgagtttgatgaCGATTTTCAACAGGACTTGGTTGCACTTTTGAAAAAGATCCAGGATTGTCATAGTACGAAAATTTGTGTGGCAAGCAGAGATTGGAATCTTTTTCGGGACGCGTTCCATCAGGGCCCATCACTCAGAATGGACGTCCTAACTAGAAGAGATATTGATATCTACGTTGAGAAACGTCTTGAGACCAGTCAAGCATTTTTAGAGTTACAGAAACTCCACTCAGAAAACATTAGGGCTCTGTTAGCCGAAATAAGAGCAAAAGCCAATGGTGTGTTCTTATGGGTCGTCCTTGTCGTTGAGCAGCTCTTGCTGATCGCTCGAGACGACCCGCGCCTCGAAACGATCCGGAAGGTGCTCAATGCCTTGCCGCCTGACCTAGAAAGATTGTACAATCAGATACAGACTTCTCTGACTCCAGAGCAGAAAAGTACCGCGTCTAAGATATATCAACTGGTAATGGGGTGGAAGAGACTCTGGGGTGTCAAGATGGAGACCACCTTCCTCTGGCTGACCTTAAATCTGAACGAACGCTACGACGAGTTTGATGTCACCTCTCTCATGACAAGACTCTTAGCAACCTATACTAAGGGAATCGTACAAGTCGGCAGCTCCTCTCGCGCTGTGGATTTCATCCATCGCACAGCCTTTGACTGGCTTCGCATGGAAAGCAACTGGGCGACGATCTGCTCACAACAGCCTGAAGAATTTGTTTCTAGTTTGGATATTGTTTCTGTCTTAGTCAAACATCTCCGACATGTGTGGAATAGGTTCGGTAACTTTGTCGAAGTCGACGAGGAGAGAATAACGCTTGTTTTCCGAATTCTTAGATTCGCTGGAGATATACCGAACACATCACGAAATAGGCTAAGGCTTTTGTCTATTCTCGAGCAAATGGAAACTTACCAACTCTTGCCACTTAACAAGATTAGCCCGGATCAATCCCTGAGTGTGTCAGATGATATGCTACGACCGCATCTCGCCGTTTACCCAGCAGCGTGGAACTGCTTGCCATGTCTCCAGGCCATATGCGAGTCCGATCCGTCGACCATCCACGCTAAATGCTTTTTTGCCCCATTCGATTCCCAGAGTTGGCGTCTGGAGGCTCTCTCACTCCTCGAGGTTGCTATTTTTGGTGGCCCGGCCCGTATATCGTAG